In a single window of the Desulfovibrio mangrovi genome:
- the rpsD gene encoding 30S ribosomal protein S4: protein MAKYNGSKCRICRREGSKLFLKGDRCYTDKCAFDRRPYAPGAAGRARKKVSDYALQLREKQKVRRMYGVLEKQFRGYFEKADMQKGVTGFNLLALLERRLDNVIYRLGFANSRQQARQMVRHGVFSMNDHKANIPSMQVKVGDVIVVNEKHRKNPVLAEAQDVIARRGCPTWLEVDGPNFKGTVKALPQREDIQFPINEQLIVELYSK from the coding sequence TTGGCTAAGTATAATGGTTCCAAGTGCCGCATTTGTCGGCGTGAAGGTTCTAAACTGTTCCTGAAGGGTGATCGCTGCTACACTGACAAATGCGCTTTCGACCGCCGCCCCTATGCCCCGGGCGCAGCTGGTCGTGCACGCAAGAAGGTGAGCGACTACGCACTGCAGCTTCGTGAGAAGCAGAAAGTTCGTCGTATGTACGGCGTTCTGGAAAAGCAGTTCCGCGGTTATTTTGAAAAGGCTGACATGCAGAAGGGTGTAACTGGTTTCAACCTGCTCGCCCTGCTTGAACGCCGTCTTGACAACGTTATCTACCGCCTCGGCTTTGCCAACTCCCGTCAGCAGGCTCGCCAGATGGTTCGTCACGGTGTGTTCTCTATGAACGACCACAAGGCCAACATTCCCTCCATGCAGGTGAAGGTAGGCGACGTGATCGTTGTTAATGAGAAGCATCGCAAGAATCCGGTTCTGGCAGAAGCACAGGACGTGATCGCACGTCGTGGCTGCCCGACCTGGCTGGAAGTGGACGGTCCCAATTTCAAGGGTACCGTTAAGGCTCTGCCTCAGCGCGAAGACATTCAGTTCCCCATCAACGAACAGCTGATTGTCGAGCTTTACTCCAAATAA
- the rplQ gene encoding 50S ribosomal protein L17, with product MRHSNSGKKLSRTPAHRKAMFRNMAKSLLTHYKLRTTEVKAKNLRSVVEPLITLALRNDLHARRQAYSVLGSHQLVKKLFDEIGPLYVGVPGGYTRVLKLGANRRGDNAPMAVIELTRKPGESVEAAQVEPKVAKEEAVKQAVAAAEAAAKAE from the coding sequence ATGAGGCATAGCAATTCCGGAAAGAAGTTGAGCAGGACTCCCGCTCATCGCAAGGCCATGTTCCGCAACATGGCTAAGTCCCTGCTGACTCATTATAAGCTTCGTACCACTGAAGTTAAGGCCAAAAACCTTCGCAGCGTTGTAGAGCCCCTGATCACTCTGGCCCTCCGCAACGACCTGCATGCTCGCCGTCAGGCATATAGCGTTCTTGGCTCTCACCAGCTGGTGAAGAAGCTCTTTGATGAAATCGGCCCTCTCTATGTCGGTGTTCCCGGCGGCTACACCCGCGTTCTGAAGCTCGGCGCAAACCGCCGCGGTGACAACGCACCCATGGCCGTAATAGAGTTGACCCGTAAGCCCGGCGAATCCGTTGAGGCAGCCCAGGTTGAACCCAAGGTTGCCAAGGAAGAAGCCGTGAAGCAGGCTGTGGCCGCAGCAGAAGCTGCAGCCAAGGCTGAATAG
- the rpmD gene encoding 50S ribosomal protein L30, whose amino-acid sequence MIKVKLVRSRIATTPKQRQALDALGLKKIRQEKQFEDNAAVRGNIAKVSHLVEVTE is encoded by the coding sequence ATGATCAAGGTAAAGCTTGTACGCAGCCGGATCGCAACCACGCCGAAACAGCGCCAGGCTCTGGACGCTCTCGGCCTGAAGAAGATCCGTCAGGAAAAGCAGTTTGAGGACAATGCCGCAGTACGCGGTAATATTGCCAAAGTATCCCATCTGGTGGAGGTCACGGAGTAA
- the rpsM gene encoding 30S ribosomal protein S13, which translates to MARIAGVDLPRGKRVDIALTYIFGIGRYTALQILDTTGVDWTRSADDLTAEEVNEIRKEIETNYKVEGDLRREVSSNIKRLMDIGCYRGLRHRRGLPVNGQRTKTNSRTRKGPRRAVVGKKKK; encoded by the coding sequence GTGGCTCGAATTGCTGGTGTTGACCTCCCCAGAGGCAAGCGGGTGGATATCGCCCTGACCTACATCTTCGGTATCGGCCGTTACACTGCGCTCCAGATCCTCGACACCACCGGTGTTGACTGGACCCGTAGTGCTGACGACCTCACCGCAGAAGAAGTCAACGAAATCCGCAAGGAAATCGAAACCAACTACAAGGTTGAAGGCGATCTCCGCCGCGAAGTGTCCTCTAACATCAAGCGTCTGATGGATATCGGGTGTTACCGTGGTCTTCGTCATCGTCGTGGGCTGCCAGTAAATGGCCAGCGCACCAAGACCAACTCCCGTACCCGTAAGGGTCCCCGTCGCGCTGTTGTCGGCAAGAAGAAGAAGTAA
- the map gene encoding type I methionyl aminopeptidase — MKKFRGVFLKNDKEIGLLREANRIVATILDVLGEHVRPGVKTMFFEDLTQNLCKQFGVRPAFQGYCGFPYALCCSVNEEIVHGFPSQRVLQEGDIVSFDMGVIYNGFYGDSARTYPVGTVSEEADRLMTVTRESLMLGIEQAVNGNSLYDISRAVQKHVEANGFGVVRRFVGHGIGTRLHERPEIPNFVPPGLPGVPLKVGMVLAIEPMVTVGSYDVDILEDNWTAVTKDRKLSAHFEHSVAITANGPEILSLSE, encoded by the coding sequence TTGAAAAAGTTTCGCGGTGTTTTTCTGAAGAATGACAAAGAGATTGGCCTCCTGCGGGAGGCCAATCGAATTGTGGCAACGATTCTTGACGTTCTTGGTGAGCACGTGCGTCCGGGCGTCAAGACTATGTTCTTTGAAGATCTCACGCAGAATTTGTGTAAGCAGTTCGGTGTGAGGCCTGCGTTTCAGGGATACTGCGGATTCCCCTATGCACTGTGCTGTTCGGTTAACGAAGAGATTGTGCACGGGTTTCCTTCGCAGCGGGTGTTGCAGGAAGGCGACATAGTCAGCTTTGATATGGGAGTTATCTACAACGGGTTTTATGGCGATTCAGCCAGAACATATCCGGTAGGTACCGTTTCCGAAGAGGCTGACAGGTTGATGACCGTAACGCGTGAATCTCTGATGCTCGGAATAGAGCAGGCTGTTAATGGCAATTCCTTGTATGACATTTCCCGTGCCGTACAGAAGCATGTCGAAGCTAATGGATTCGGTGTGGTTCGGCGGTTTGTGGGACACGGTATCGGTACCAGGCTGCATGAGCGGCCCGAGATTCCGAACTTTGTTCCTCCGGGGCTGCCGGGAGTTCCGCTGAAGGTCGGCATGGTACTGGCGATAGAGCCTATGGTTACTGTCGGTTCGTACGATGTGGACATTCTTGAGGACAACTGGACGGCTGTTACCAAGGACCGGAAACTCTCTGCTCACTTTGAACATAGTGTTGCCATCACAGCAAACGGACCTGAGATTCTCAGCTTGTCCGAATAA
- the rpmJ gene encoding 50S ribosomal protein L36 yields MKVRPSVKKMCPKCKVIRRKGTLRVICENPRHKQRQG; encoded by the coding sequence ATGAAAGTCAGGCCTTCTGTCAAAAAGATGTGCCCAAAGTGCAAGGTAATTCGGCGCAAGGGCACCCTTAGAGTCATTTGCGAAAACCCCCGGCACAAGCAGCGCCAGGGCTAA
- a CDS encoding selenium metabolism-associated LysR family transcriptional regulator, which translates to MIDFRKLEAFCKVYELKSFSQAGKELFLSQPTISAHVLSLEKELEVQLLDRMGRMVLPTAAGEVLYQYARQAFASIEAAKAEITQLQDEITGHFIVGGSTIPAHYLIPPIISGFMKRHPGVTMELKVGDSSRIIEMVTEGELTLGIVGAQDTHPELAYTPIIDDELVFIAPTDLFPDGTTLSSKDLGRYPWIMRESGSGTRKSFTRVLADKGVDVRRFSAGLTVDSTQAVLQCVKAGLGVSMTSRLAVSDMVDRGELRIIPLTDVVVRRQFYCVHHAKRHFFPAVTGFVHYLKEKTKQLRNTQA; encoded by the coding sequence ATGATCGATTTCAGAAAGCTCGAAGCATTTTGCAAGGTGTATGAGTTGAAGAGCTTTTCCCAAGCCGGAAAAGAGCTCTTTCTTTCGCAGCCGACCATCAGCGCGCATGTTCTGTCTCTTGAGAAAGAACTTGAGGTTCAGCTTCTGGACCGCATGGGGCGTATGGTTCTGCCCACAGCTGCCGGGGAAGTGCTGTATCAGTACGCCCGGCAGGCCTTTGCCAGTATAGAGGCCGCCAAGGCTGAAATTACGCAGTTGCAGGATGAAATTACCGGTCATTTTATTGTCGGCGGTAGTACCATTCCGGCGCATTATCTTATCCCTCCAATAATCTCCGGCTTCATGAAGCGACATCCCGGCGTGACCATGGAGCTTAAGGTGGGCGATTCCTCGCGCATCATTGAAATGGTTACCGAGGGGGAATTGACGTTGGGAATCGTCGGTGCTCAGGACACCCATCCCGAATTGGCCTATACCCCCATCATTGACGACGAGCTTGTCTTCATTGCCCCTACGGACCTGTTTCCTGACGGCACCACCCTCAGCAGCAAGGATCTGGGACGTTATCCGTGGATCATGCGCGAGAGCGGCTCAGGCACTCGTAAGAGTTTTACACGGGTTCTCGCGGATAAGGGCGTTGACGTGCGCCGTTTTTCCGCAGGGCTTACCGTTGATTCCACACAGGCTGTTTTGCAATGCGTAAAGGCAGGTCTGGGCGTAAGCATGACTTCGCGACTGGCCGTTTCCGACATGGTTGATCGTGGAGAGTTGCGGATTATTCCGTTGACAGATGTGGTTGTACGCAGGCAATTCTACTGTGTGCATCACGCCAAGAGGCATTTCTTCCCCGCAGTCACCGGTTTTGTTCACTATCTCAAGGAAAAGACCAAGCAACTTCGGAACACGCAGGCATGA
- the rplO gene encoding 50S ribosomal protein L15, producing the protein MQLHELYPFAEERKARKRVGRGSGSGLGKTAGKGHKGQNARAGGGKGPGFEGGQMPLQRRLPKRGFSNYRFKNTYDVVNLDRLAEVFAEKGEVSLEDIYASGLATNGAAVKVLGRGEISVALKVEAHKFSASAVEKIQNAGGEAKALEG; encoded by the coding sequence ATGCAGCTTCACGAACTCTATCCCTTTGCTGAAGAACGCAAGGCCCGCAAACGCGTAGGTCGCGGTTCCGGCTCCGGCTTGGGTAAGACTGCTGGCAAGGGTCACAAGGGTCAGAACGCTCGAGCCGGCGGCGGAAAGGGTCCCGGCTTCGAAGGCGGCCAGATGCCTCTGCAGCGTCGTCTTCCCAAGCGTGGCTTCTCCAACTATCGTTTCAAGAACACCTACGATGTAGTGAATCTTGATCGTCTGGCAGAAGTATTCGCTGAGAAGGGCGAAGTGTCTCTTGAAGACATCTACGCAAGCGGTCTCGCTACCAACGGTGCTGCCGTTAAGGTTCTCGGTCGTGGAGAGATCTCTGTGGCCCTGAAGGTAGAAGCACACAAGTTCAGTGCTTCCGCCGTTGAGAAAATCCAAAACGCCGGCGGCGAAGCCAAGGCGCTTGAAGGGTAG
- the secY gene encoding preprotein translocase subunit SecY gives MALSGVENLARMPELKKKLMWTFLLLAFYRVGIHVPVPGVDTAALVEFFASVQNTLFGMFDMFSGGGLRNLSIFALGIMPYISASIIIQLLQVVSPDLKRIAKEEGAAGRKKLTQWTRYLTVVITVMQGFGIAMGLESMTSPTGAPVVLTAGWGFRLITILTLTAGTVLIMWIGEQITEKGVGNGISLIIFSGIVAGLPGAILKSFNLIGAGELSIFMGIIILALMPIVLGAIVFMERGQRRIPIHYAKRQMGRKMFGGQTTHLPLRINTAGVIPPIFASSLLMFPATIGSFAPGNEMLQQITSWFAPTTILYNILFVALVVFFCFFYTAIIFDPKDIAENLKNSGGFIPGIRPGGKTRDYIDKVLSRITLWGAFYIAAVCVLPMALISWANVPFYFGGTSLLIVVGVAMDFMSQVESHMISRQYEGLMNKSRIKGRQ, from the coding sequence GTGGCGCTCAGTGGTGTTGAGAACCTGGCAAGAATGCCAGAACTGAAGAAGAAGTTGATGTGGACGTTCCTGTTGCTCGCCTTCTACCGTGTCGGGATTCATGTCCCGGTGCCCGGCGTAGACACTGCCGCTCTCGTTGAATTCTTCGCCAGCGTCCAAAACACCCTGTTCGGCATGTTTGACATGTTTTCCGGGGGCGGACTTCGAAATCTTTCGATCTTCGCCCTCGGTATCATGCCCTATATCTCCGCTTCCATTATCATTCAGTTGCTCCAGGTGGTTTCACCTGACCTGAAGCGTATTGCGAAGGAAGAGGGGGCAGCCGGGCGTAAGAAGCTTACGCAGTGGACCCGCTATCTGACGGTGGTCATCACCGTCATGCAGGGGTTCGGTATCGCTATGGGTCTGGAAAGTATGACCAGCCCCACAGGTGCTCCGGTTGTTCTTACTGCCGGGTGGGGATTCCGTCTCATCACTATCCTCACGCTTACCGCTGGAACCGTGCTGATCATGTGGATCGGTGAACAGATTACTGAAAAGGGTGTGGGCAATGGCATTTCCCTCATCATCTTTTCGGGTATCGTCGCTGGTCTTCCCGGTGCGATTCTCAAGTCCTTCAATCTTATCGGTGCCGGTGAACTCTCCATCTTCATGGGGATCATCATTCTGGCACTGATGCCGATTGTGCTCGGCGCCATAGTCTTCATGGAGCGTGGTCAACGTCGTATTCCGATCCATTACGCCAAACGGCAGATGGGTCGTAAGATGTTCGGCGGGCAGACCACTCATCTGCCGCTGCGAATCAACACCGCCGGTGTTATTCCGCCCATCTTCGCCTCGAGCTTGCTGATGTTCCCCGCGACCATCGGCTCCTTCGCTCCCGGCAACGAGATGCTGCAGCAGATTACTTCGTGGTTCGCTCCCACGACCATTCTCTATAATATCCTGTTTGTTGCCCTGGTTGTTTTCTTCTGCTTCTTCTATACGGCGATCATCTTTGATCCCAAGGATATTGCCGAGAACCTGAAGAACTCCGGCGGCTTCATTCCTGGTATCCGCCCCGGCGGGAAGACTCGTGACTACATAGATAAGGTGCTCAGCCGCATTACGCTGTGGGGTGCCTTCTATATCGCCGCGGTATGTGTGCTTCCGATGGCCCTGATTTCATGGGCGAACGTTCCGTTCTACTTCGGTGGCACCAGCCTGCTCATCGTTGTGGGGGTAGCCATGGACTTCATGTCCCAGGTTGAATCCCATATGATTTCCCGTCAGTATGAAGGACTCATGAACAAGTCCAGAATCAAGGGAAGGCAGTAG
- the rpsK gene encoding 30S ribosomal protein S11: protein MARPKRAGKKKEKKNIPVGIAHIQATFNNTIITFTDTRGNAVSWSSAGQSGFKGSRKSTPFAAQVAAESAAKKAQENGMRTVGIYVKGPGSGREAAMRAVNAAGFKVAFIRDVTPIPHNGCRPPKRRRV, encoded by the coding sequence ATGGCTAGACCCAAACGCGCGGGCAAGAAGAAAGAAAAGAAGAACATTCCCGTAGGGATCGCCCATATCCAGGCTACCTTCAACAACACCATTATCACCTTTACGGACACTAGGGGTAATGCTGTAAGCTGGTCTTCCGCAGGCCAGAGCGGCTTCAAGGGCTCTCGTAAGTCCACCCCGTTCGCCGCACAGGTCGCCGCCGAATCTGCAGCCAAGAAGGCGCAGGAAAACGGTATGCGCACCGTCGGCATTTACGTCAAAGGACCCGGCTCCGGTCGTGAAGCTGCAATGCGTGCTGTAAATGCCGCCGGCTTCAAGGTCGCGTTTATTCGTGACGTAACCCCCATCCCCCACAACGGTTGCCGCCCGCCTAAGCGTCGCCGCGTCTAG
- the selD gene encoding selenide, water dikinase SelD encodes MTVSRPTLVDKVKAAGUAAKIAPGDLEQILASLPKDDSAGQGRVITGTSNNEDAAILHFPAGKALVQTLDFFTPIVNDPYRFGQIAAANSLSDVYAMGGEPWCAMNIVCFPVKTMPKDMLRDIILGGYDKIREAGAVLAGGHSVEDPEIKYGLSVTGVIDPDGYTSNAALRPGDGLILTKPIGTGVIATAIKGDWEGKEALEDLLYTWAAHLNDRSGRVVREMRIKAVTDITGFGLGGHLLEMARASACEVALSVAAIPFLSEAVELAGMGMIPAGSYANRQHFALSTTVDDAVDPLLRDLVFDAQTSGGLLLAVPQQQLAEVVKRLEDAGELAAVVGEVLGSHKCGHLNILP; translated from the coding sequence ATGACAGTTTCCAGACCCACACTGGTTGATAAGGTCAAGGCGGCAGGTTGAGCTGCCAAAATAGCTCCGGGGGACCTGGAGCAGATTCTGGCTTCACTGCCGAAGGATGATTCCGCAGGGCAGGGCAGGGTGATTACCGGCACTTCGAATAACGAAGATGCCGCCATTCTGCATTTTCCTGCAGGCAAGGCCTTGGTGCAGACCCTTGATTTCTTCACCCCTATCGTAAACGATCCCTATCGTTTTGGTCAGATAGCCGCAGCCAATTCCCTTTCCGATGTCTACGCCATGGGCGGTGAACCGTGGTGTGCCATGAATATTGTGTGCTTTCCCGTGAAGACGATGCCCAAGGACATGCTGCGGGACATCATTCTCGGGGGGTATGACAAGATTCGGGAGGCGGGCGCTGTTCTGGCCGGAGGACACAGTGTTGAGGACCCCGAGATCAAGTATGGTCTTTCTGTAACTGGCGTGATCGACCCGGACGGATATACCTCCAATGCCGCCTTGCGGCCTGGAGACGGGTTGATTCTCACGAAGCCCATAGGCACCGGCGTTATTGCCACTGCCATCAAGGGCGATTGGGAAGGCAAGGAGGCACTGGAAGATCTGCTCTACACATGGGCGGCGCATTTGAATGACCGGAGCGGCAGGGTTGTTCGCGAAATGCGGATCAAGGCCGTTACGGATATCACAGGCTTCGGTCTTGGCGGGCACCTGCTCGAAATGGCACGTGCTTCGGCATGCGAGGTTGCATTGTCCGTTGCTGCCATTCCTTTTCTGTCTGAAGCAGTAGAACTGGCCGGCATGGGAATGATTCCCGCAGGCAGTTACGCCAACAGGCAGCATTTCGCGCTTAGTACGACGGTGGACGATGCCGTCGATCCCTTGCTCCGTGATCTGGTGTTCGATGCGCAGACCTCTGGAGGATTGTTGCTTGCGGTTCCGCAGCAGCAGCTTGCCGAGGTTGTGAAGCG
- a CDS encoding DNA-directed RNA polymerase subunit alpha: MLIKQGDRTINTRNWSELVKPETITRSGDADTQYGKFVCEPLERGYGNTIGNALRRVLLASLQGAAIVAVKISGVQHEFTTIEGVLEDVTDVILNLKQIRFGMDTEEPQKIAFTVNQKGPITAAAIPGNQHVMVLNPDLHLFTLTEDKELTFELEVRMGKGYVPADMHEGLGDEIGLIALDASFAPVRKVAYAVEQARVGQMTNYDKLILQVWTDGSISPEDAIAYSAKIIKDQISVFINFDERISEEESSSSSADSGVNENLFKGIDELELSVRATNCLKSANITLVGELVQRSESEMLKTKNFGRKSLDEIRRVLCEMDLDFGMQVDGFEKKYQDWLKRKQQNEA, translated from the coding sequence ATGCTCATCAAACAAGGCGACAGGACGATCAATACGCGAAACTGGTCTGAACTGGTTAAACCTGAAACCATCACCCGCTCCGGTGATGCCGATACCCAGTACGGCAAGTTCGTTTGCGAACCGCTGGAACGTGGCTACGGCAACACCATCGGTAATGCTCTTCGTCGTGTACTGCTCGCATCGCTTCAGGGCGCAGCTATTGTCGCTGTGAAGATTTCCGGTGTACAGCACGAGTTCACCACCATCGAAGGTGTGCTGGAAGACGTGACCGACGTGATTCTGAACCTGAAGCAAATCAGGTTCGGCATGGATACGGAAGAGCCACAGAAGATTGCGTTCACCGTAAATCAGAAGGGTCCCATTACTGCTGCTGCCATTCCCGGCAACCAGCACGTGATGGTGCTCAACCCTGATCTGCACCTCTTTACCCTCACCGAGGACAAGGAACTTACCTTCGAACTCGAAGTGAGAATGGGTAAGGGCTATGTGCCGGCTGACATGCACGAAGGACTCGGTGACGAGATCGGGCTTATCGCTCTCGATGCCAGCTTCGCGCCTGTACGCAAGGTTGCCTACGCCGTTGAGCAGGCTCGCGTTGGGCAGATGACGAACTATGACAAGCTCATTCTTCAGGTATGGACCGACGGTTCTATTTCCCCTGAAGATGCCATCGCATACAGCGCGAAGATCATTAAGGACCAGATCTCTGTGTTCATCAACTTCGATGAGCGCATCTCCGAAGAAGAGTCCAGCTCTTCTTCCGCAGACAGCGGTGTGAATGAAAATCTCTTCAAGGGCATTGATGAACTCGAACTTTCCGTTCGTGCCACCAACTGCCTGAAGAGCGCAAACATCACCCTCGTTGGCGAACTGGTTCAGCGCTCCGAATCTGAAATGCTGAAGACCAAGAACTTCGGTCGCAAGTCTCTCGACGAAATCCGTCGCGTACTCTGCGAAATGGATCTGGACTTCGGTATGCAGGTTGATGGATTTGAGAAGAAATACCAGGATTGGTTGAAGAGGAAGCAGCAAAATGAGGCATAG